In the Chloroflexaceae bacterium genome, TACCCCGATCCGACGCGCCGCCGCGAGCGGATCGTGCTCCAGGGCGACGTGCCCAGCCCGATCAACCCCCCCGCGGGCTGCCGCTTCCACCCGCGCTGCTGGATCGCCCGCGATATCTGCAAGGAGCAGGAACCGGCCTTCGAGGAAAAGAGGAAGGGCCACTGGGCGGCCTGCCATTTTGCCGGGCAGTTCTGATTGTGGGGCAATCCGGCTGTGTAGGGCAATCCTGAGGATTGCCCTACAGGACTTGTGCTTCTCCTATTTCACCTCAAGAGACTGAACACCATGAGTGAACTGGTACTCATCGAACGGAACGGCCCTCTGGCCACGGTGACTCTGAATCGCCCGGAAGTGCACAATGCCTTCAACGCACAGGTGATCGCCGAGCTGCACACCGCCTGCACGGCGCTGCGGAGCGAGACCGGGCTGCGCGCCGTGGTGCTGCGGGGCGCCGGGCCGTCGTTCTGCGCCGGGGCCGACCTGCACTGGATGCGCGAGAGCCTGAACTACACCCACGCCGAGAACCTGGCCGACGCGGCGCGCCTTGACGCGATGTTGGAGGCCCTCAATACGCTGCCCGTGGCGGTGATCGGGCGGGTGCACGGCGCCGCCCTTGGCGGGGGCGTGGGTCTGACAGCCTGCTGCGACGTGGTGGTGGCCGCCGAGGAGGCCAGTTTTGGCTTCACCGAGGCGCGCCTGGGGCTGCTGCCGGCGGTGATCGCCCGCTATGTGACGCCGAAGATCGGCCCGGGGCACGCGCGGGCGCTTTTCGTCACCGCGCGCCGCTTCAGCGCGCAGCAGGCCGCGGCAATCGGCCTGGTCCACGAGGTGACCCCCGCCGAGGAACTGGACGCGGCGGTCGAGCGGGTGATTGAGGCCGTGCTTGCCTGCGGGCCGGGGGCCGTGGCCGCCTCCAAGGCCCTGGTAAGCGCCGTGACCACCCTGCCCCCCGCCGAGGCCCGCGAGTATGCGATCAGCGCCATCGCCGCCGCCCGCACCGGCTCTGAGGGCCAGGAGGGCCTGCGGGCGTTCCTGGAGAAGCGCCGACCGGGGTGGGCAGGGTAGGTGTGGAGGTGTGGAGGTGTGGAGGTGTGGAGGTGTGGAGGTGTGGAGGTGTGGAGGTGTGGAGGTGTGGAGGCGTAATGGGATGGTTTTACAACTCTACAGCTCTACAACTCTGCGCTTTCACAGAGTAATCTAGATATGAAACATCCCAACGTCTACCTCATCGGCCTGACCGGCGGCATCGCCTGTGGCAAGAGCACCGTGCTGGCCATGCTCGCCGATCTCGGCGCGCGCACCATTGACGCCGATCGCGTGACCCACGACCTGCAGGCCCCAGGCATGCCCGTATACGAGCAGATCGTTGCGGCCTTTCCCGAAGCCGCACCGGAACCCGGCGCCCCCCTCGACCGGCGCCGGCTGGCGGCGCTGGTCTTCAGCGATCCGCAGCGGCTGCGCCAGTTGGAGCAGATTGTGCATCCGGCGGTGCGGCTTGAGCTACGCAACTTCATCGAAGCGGTGGGCCGGGCCGCCGGACCCGCCGAGCGCCCGGTGGTGGTGATTGACGTTGTCAAACTGATTGAGTCGGGCTGGGCGCAGGTATGTGACGAGGTGTGGGTGGTGACCGCCCCAGAGGAGCAGCAGGTGAGCCGGCTCATGGCCACGCGGGGCATGAGCGAGGCCGAGGCGCGGCAACGCATCGGCGCTCAGACGTCTCAGGCGGAGCGTCTGGCCCACGCCACGGTGGTGATTGACAATGGCGACTCGCTTGCCGCCACCCGCGCGCAGGTTGAGGCGGCCTGGCAGGCGATGCTGCGGCGGAAGGAGGCGCGGAGGTGAGCGCCTTGTGGAGATGTAGAGCTGTGGAGGTGTGTTTTTAAATATAAACTTTTAATGGGGATTTAAATAGTCTGTGCACTACGTTTCCCGGTGTTTGTCACCCGAGCCCTTCGACTGCGCTCAGGGTAAACTCCGCGAGGGGTCTACCGCACCA is a window encoding:
- a CDS encoding enoyl-CoA hydratase-related protein, translating into MSELVLIERNGPLATVTLNRPEVHNAFNAQVIAELHTACTALRSETGLRAVVLRGAGPSFCAGADLHWMRESLNYTHAENLADAARLDAMLEALNTLPVAVIGRVHGAALGGGVGLTACCDVVVAAEEASFGFTEARLGLLPAVIARYVTPKIGPGHARALFVTARRFSAQQAAAIGLVHEVTPAEELDAAVERVIEAVLACGPGAVAASKALVSAVTTLPPAEAREYAISAIAAARTGSEGQEGLRAFLEKRRPGWAG
- the coaE gene encoding dephospho-CoA kinase (Dephospho-CoA kinase (CoaE) performs the final step in coenzyme A biosynthesis.), with protein sequence MKHPNVYLIGLTGGIACGKSTVLAMLADLGARTIDADRVTHDLQAPGMPVYEQIVAAFPEAAPEPGAPLDRRRLAALVFSDPQRLRQLEQIVHPAVRLELRNFIEAVGRAAGPAERPVVVIDVVKLIESGWAQVCDEVWVVTAPEEQQVSRLMATRGMSEAEARQRIGAQTSQAERLAHATVVIDNGDSLAATRAQVEAAWQAMLRRKEARR